Proteins encoded within one genomic window of Vanrija pseudolonga chromosome 3, complete sequence:
- the SMD3A gene encoding Small nuclear ribonucleoprotein SmD3a has protein sequence MANLGVPVKLLHESLGHIITVELKTGEMYRGKLMEAEDSLNMALREITVTARDGRVSQLEQVYIRGSMVRFIIVPDLLANAPMFKRVGPNAMRGRGIGAARGRATIQRANARRGGPPRSQGVRR, from the exons ATGGCAAacctcggcgtgcccgtcaAGCTCCTGCACGAGTCCCTGGGGCACATCATCACGGTCGAGCTCAAGaccggcgag ATGTACCGCGGCAAGCTgatggaggccgaggacTCGCTCAACATGGCCTTGCGCGAGATCACCgtcacggcgcgcgacgggcgcgtgagccagctcgagcaggtgTACATCCGCGGTAGTATG gtCCGCTTCATCATCGTccccgacctgctcgccaaCGCGCCCATGTTCAAGCGCGTCGGCCCCAACGCCATGCGGGGGCGCGGTATCGGTGCTGCTCGTGGTCGCGCTACCATCCAGCGCGCCAacgcacgccgcggcggaccgCCCCGCAGCCAGGGTGTGCGCCGTTAG
- the ARP4 gene encoding Actin-related protein 4 codes for MVYNGDEVSAVVVDFGSHTTRAGWAGEDSPRVVTPSFYGYADVPQPSGSGSTSNGTATDAPANGDDPMDGTGDEGKVGATKRKYYFGDDGVGVWRNGMEVGNFMVDGIVNDGEAAGNMLKYLLRDRLSVDPSEHPLFLTEPAWNSPKARETLTQIAFEQEEVPAMYFGSSGVLSAFSAGKRTALVLDVGHINSSAVPVVDGYALRAGTMRQPLASALVISQLHHHFSNPTPSRSFPLSLLPRHLIARRDTTAEPGSEPHPTLREDRLPGTTASWRAWAEQGVVDNWKEACGEVLSHRGFDFANAKDLPQVLYEFPDGYHQYFGEERYRFTEALFDPKKYFDQSFEPPASLRVTSSGDHSHSLKEVVPLSQLVHDSIMACDVDVRASLLQNIVVVGNTFLTRGLTERLDIELATLLPSQKIKVHGFERKYAPWLGGSILASLGTFHQLWVTKDEYEEHGMNIVHQRCK; via the exons ATGGTCTACAACGGAG ACGAGGTCTCGGCCGTCGTGGTCGACTTTGGATCGCACACCACGCGTGCAGGATGGGCCGGCGAAGACAGCCCGCGCGTTGTCACGCCGTCGTTCTACGGCTACGCCGACGTCCCTCAGCCGTCTGGTTCGGGGTCCACGTCCAACGGGACCGCGACGGACGCGCCGGCCAACGGTGACGACCCGATGGACGGCACCGGagacgagggcaaggtcggcgccACGAAGCGCAAGTACTACTTTGGTgatgacggcgtcggcgtctggcGGAACGGCATGGAGGTCGGAAACTTCATGGTCGACGGCATTG tcaacgacggcgaggcggccggaAACATGCTCAAGTACCTCTTGAGGGATCGTCTCTCGGTTGACCCATCCGAGCACCCCCTGTTCCTCACTGAGCCTGCATGGAACTCGCCAAAGGCCCGTGAGACGCTCACTCAGATTGCCTTTGAGCAGGAGGAGGTCCCGGCCATGTACTTTGGTTCGAGCGGCGTCTTGTCCGC TTTCTCGGCTGGCAAGCGCaccgcgctcgtgctcgacgtcggacATATCAACAGCAGCGCGGTTCCTGTTGTTGACGGATACGCGCTGCGTGCGGGAACGATGCGCCAGCcactggcgtcggcgctcgtcaTCTCGCAGCTGCACCACCACTTCTCCAACCCCACGCCCTCACGGTCGTTCCCGTTGTCGCTCCTTCCCCGCCACCTgatcgcgcgccgcgacacGACCGCCGAACCCGGCAGCGAGCCGCACCCCACCCTCCGGGAGGACCGGTTGCCTggcacgacggcgtcatGGCGCGCGTGGGCCGAGcagggcgtcgtcgacaactGGAAGGAGGCCTGCGGCGAGGTTCTCAGCCACCGTGGTTTCGACTTTGCGAACGCAAAAGACCTCCCCCAGGTTCTGTACGAGTTCCCCGACGGCTACCACCAGTACTTTGGCGAGGAGCGCTACCGCTTCACCGAGGCGCTGTTTGACCCCAAAAAGTACTTTGACCAGTCGTTTGAGCCCCCAGCTTCGCTCCGTGTCACGTCATCAGGCGACCACAGCCACTCGCTCAAGGAGGTGGTGCCCCTCTCGCAGCTGGTGCACGACTCGATCATGGCGTGCGATGTAGACGTCAGAGCGTCGCTCCTGCAGaacattgtcgtcgtcggcaacaCGTTCCTCACGCGCGGTCTGACTGAGCGTCTGGACATTGAGCTCGCTACTCTTCTCCCCAGC CAAAAAATCAAGGTGCATGGCTTTGAGCGCAAGTATGCGCCgtggctcggcggctcgATCCTGGCTTCCCTGGGCACGTTCCACCAGCTCTGGGTCACCAaggacgagtacgaggagCACGGTATGAACATTGTGCACCAGCGCTGCAAGTAG
- the OM64 gene encoding Outer envelope protein 64, mitochondrial, translated as MPPPLMRFPNAHALPSIFPPVLPDMSPDSIAAAASAYRQPAPPPQLPLLQLPGRHQEPLNRTGDASGPSCPVHRRWPDRGVHNTERTANLSDDELETIVEDVAVLVRREYDTWVESCWTEAFHHVFTRTIPTFIISLILAGASPSFMRRQIVHGGPALDQIFMADMLDHLYAELERRLSGRLVPADLAHRGESSAMATAAAAIGAGGLGAQPNVTAGLPRDGVCAHDLGPPHGAPGEDDDHARCLCQLLACPDCLHAAVAVRKAPVALLPFELADSPVAEGWAGQIETQAQAREREERSSLKAGLSEPVGVDALPSGQGFVHNPKRAPTPVSDPRRPPIFAHPQMTDVLAVEEHLRWRLKELGAADPSVESRYGPSTNAAAALEGLEAALNLDDDDGSEAGAATANGGKNGGRKMTSGRTKARLNKTVKVPPKVAKPVVRKVYLPQEWAEADPAVRNMAVVLTFRHFVKLLHKTATTTSPFTYGAYAADIEALQSVHPVALYRRLTEAAATRKGRPLGEGRKWVECMDKWTEEFGAREKAAGNVSVNNQEHANAVDRYTRAISLDGKKTVYYSNRAVAHNHLGNHELAELDCQHILNKDAKNSKAFYQRAVARKGLQRWRDAEADLKQVLRLQPGNEAAKNLLAAIKPEVAKLPRQRLEDVLNF; from the exons ATGCCACCTCCGCTCATGCGCTTTCCAAATGCGCACGCGCTGCCCTCCATCTTCCCGCCAGTCCTGCCCGACATGAGCCCGGACAGCAtcgcggcagcagcgagcgcataccgccagcccgcgccgccgccccagctgcccctcctccagctcccGGGGAGACATCAGGAGCCGCTCAACCGGACCGGTGACGCTTCTGGTCCGAGCTGTCCCGTTCACCGCAGATGGCCGGACCGAGGCGTCCACAACACGGAGCGCACGGCAAATCTTAGcgatgacgagctcgagacgatTGTCGAGGACGTGGCCGTGCTGGTCCGTCGCGAATACGACACCTGGGTCGAGTCGTGCTG GACCGAGGCCTTTCACCACGTCTTCACGCGCACTATCCCCACCTTTATCATTAGCCTGATCCTCGCAggcgcctcgccgtcattTATGAGGCGACAGATTGTGCACGGCGGCCCGGCGCTCGACCAAATATTTATggccgacatgctcgacCACTTGTATGCCGAACTCGAGCGCCGGCTGTCTGGGCGTCTCGTGCCAGCCGATCTCGCTCACAGGGGCGAGAGCTCGGCCATGGCcacggccgcagcagcgatcggggcgggcggcctGGGTGCACAGCCCAACGTCACCGCCGGGCTCCCTCGGGACGGTGTCTGCGcccacgacctcggcccaccccacggcgcgcccggcgaggacgacgaccatGCCAGGTGTCTCTGCCAGCTTCTGGCGTGCCCAGATTGTCTCCATGCGGCGGTTGCGGTCCGAAAGGCACCCGTTGCCCTCCTCCCTttcgagctggccgacagCCCCGTTGCGGAAGGCTGGGCTGGCCAGATTGAgacgcaggcgcaggcgcgcgagcgcgaggagcgctcGTCTCTCAAGGCCGGACTGTCAGAACCGGTGGGAGTCGATGCTCTGCCCAGCGGACAGGGCTTTGTGCATAACCCgaagcgcgcgccgacgcccgtgTCCGACCCGCGGCGCCCGCCCATATTCGCCCATCCTCAAATGACCGACGTGTTAGCCGTTGAGGAGCACCTGCGATGGCGtctcaaggagctcggcgcggctgACCCGTCGGTGGAGAGCCGTTACGGCCCTAGTACGAATGCGGCTGCTGCCCTggagggcctcgaggcggcgctcaacctcgacgatgacgacgggtCCGAGGCAGGCGCCGCGACAGCCAATGGTGGCAAGAATGGTGGCCGCAAGATGACCTCAGGACGGACCAAGGCGCGGTTGAACAAGACGGTCAAGGTGCCGCCCAAGGTCGCCAAGCCGGTGGTGCGCAAGGTGTACTTGCCTCAGGAGTGGGCAGAGGCCGATCCTGCTGTGCGCAACATGGCTGTCGTGTTGACATTTCGGCACTTTGTCAAG CTCCTGCACAAGACAGCCACTACGACTTCGCCGTTCACGTACGGTgcgtacgccgccgacattgaGGCACTGCAGAGCGTCCACCCCGTTGCGCTGTACCGGCGCCTTACCGAGGCTGCCGCGACGCGCAAGGGCAGGCCgctgggcgaggggcgcAAGTGGGTCGAGTGCATGGACAAGTGGACCGAGGAGTTTGGCGCGCGTGAGAAGGCGGCTGGGAACGTGTCTGTCAACAACCAGGAGCATGCCAACGCCGTGGACCGGTACACGCGCGCGATCagcctcgacggcaagaagaCGGTCTACTACTCGAACCGCGCTGTCGCGCACAACCACTTAGGCAAccacgagctggccgagctcgactgcCAGCACATTCTCAACAAGGACGCCAAGAACTCGAAGGCCTTCTACCAGCGCGCGGTCGCCCGCAAGGGCCTGCAGCgctggcgcgacgccgaggcggacctGAAGCAGGTGCTGCGTCTGCAGCCCGGCaacgaggcggccaagaacCTGTTGGCGGCCATCAAGCCCGAGGTGGCCAAGCtgccgcggcagcggctcgagGATGTGCTTAATTTCTAG
- the ENV10 gene encoding SRP-independent targeting protein 2: MANASSKRIASANASALQGLVRNLVLINALALAVRWMKARHYVRPLIPGGFVLFLHIVGIGASVAIWRWFAAIGTPGRDAKGNVRVGDDLAGGGVIELAWDVIYMTWICTLGSALFGNWVWWAYLVIPAFGAYKLFNFARPFLGMFLPGIFGPRQPRAEGGAEPAAGAAADEPAESKRQAKLRARMEKGDKRVQQKQVRAAR; the protein is encoded by the exons ATG GCCAACGCCTCCTCCAAGCGCATAGCCTCGGCCAACGCCTCCGCGCTCCAAGGCCTCGTCCGCAACCTGGTGCTCATCAatgcgctggcgctcgccgtccgctGGATGAAGGCGCGGCACTATGTCCGGCCGCTGATCCCCGGCGGCTTCGTGCTCTTCTTACACATCGTCGGTAtcggcgcgagcgtggcCATCTGGCGCTGGTTCGCGGCCATCGGCACGCCGGGGCGCGATGCCAAGGGCAatgtgcgcgtcggcgacgacctcgccggcggcggggttaTCGAGCTCGCGTGGGACGT CATCTACATGACCTGGATCTGCaccctcggctcggcgctcttCGGTAACTGGGTCTGGTGGGCATACCTCGTCATCCCCGCATTCGGCGCCTACAAGCTCTTCAACTTTGCCCGCCCTTTCCTCGGCATGTTCCTCCCTGGCATCTTTGGCCCCCGTCAGCCCCGCGcagagggcggcgccgagcccgccgccggcgctgctgccgacgagccggcagAGTCCAAGCGCCAGGCCAAGCTCCGCGCCCGTATGGAGAAGGGCGACAAGCGTGTCCAGCAGAAGCAGGTCCGTGCGGCGCGATAG
- the atB_1 gene encoding Efflux pump atB — protein MGTTTPASQAAPPQPSTPASTTSEATMTPTLGPDLEAAGGEKQPPASAPVAPDAASADAFEVSFDGEDDPLCPFNLASWRKWLMVATLAISCVCVTFTSSMTANTYPGLEAEFHIVEEVAILSISLFVMGLGVGPLFLGPLSEFIGRQKVLLWSFTIFTLFNLPVAFANHIVLYHVFRFLTGFAGSSFLSVSGAAITDVFPNHKVGTPMMIFSGAPFLGPVVGPLVSGFIVQNQPDWRWVSYTQLIWAAVMTVLLWVVIPEGYHPVVLARKATALRKSTGDERYYAPIERANRSFAREVAKSCKTPFILLASQPMVLFLDIWSAIVLGVMYLFFGGIPFVFRTQYNFNVQSTGMAFLGIGIGQVCSALTQPLFNKRYARRAAKLGAPPPPEDRLYAGKYGAVLCPLGVLLFGLTCFKSVHWIVPIIMTSLFGWGVGYSFTSVFTYLVDAYRPVAASALASNSFVRSAFAAVFPLFGQQMYRKLGPVGGTCLLAGALALCLPFPFIFARIGARIRANSKFANPI, from the exons ATGGGCACAACGACACCAGCATCACAAGCAGCACCTCCACAGCCGTCCACGccggcatcgacgacgagcgaggcgaccatgacgccgacgctcggCCCAGATCTCgaggcagcaggcggcgagaAGCAGCCACCCGCCAGTGCTCCAGTGGCACCCGATGCCGCTTCcgccgacgcgttcgaggtgtccttcgacggcgaggacgacccgCTCTGCCCGTTCAACCTTGCCTCCTGGCGCAAATG GCTCATggtcgcgacgctcgccatCTCGTGCGTCTGCGTGACCTTCACATCGTCCATGACGGCCAACACGTACCccgggctcgaggccgagttcCACATCGTTGAGGAGGTGGCCATCCTCAGCATCTCGCTCTTCGTCAtgggccttggcgtcggcccgctcttcctcggcccGCTGTCAGAGTTCATCGGCCGCCAAAAGGTCCTTCTGTGGAGCTTCACCATCTTCACCT TGTTCAACCTCCCCGTCGCGTTCGCCAACCACATCGTGCTGTACCACGTCTTCCGCTTCCTCACGGGCTTTGCGGGCTCGTCGTTCCTCAGCGTGTCCGGCGCGGCCATCACCGACGTCTTCCCAAACCACAAGGTCGGCAC CCCCATGATGATCTTCTCTGGCGCGCCGTTCCTTGGCCCCGTGGTCGGTCCTCTGGTCTCCGGCTTCATCGTGCAGAACCAGCCCGACTGGCGATGGGTATCGTACACCCAGCTCATCTGGGCGGCGGTCATGACCGTCCTCCTTTGGGTCGTCATTCCAGAGGGATACCACCCGGTCGTGCTGGCACGGAAGGCCACGGC CCTCCGCAAGTccaccggcgacgagcgctACTACGCGCCGATTGAGCGCGCCAACCGCTCCTTCGCGAGGGAAGTCGCGAAATCGTGCAAGACGCCGTTCA TCCTCCTCGCGTCCCAGCCAATggtcctcttcctcgacatCTGGAGCGCgatcgtcctcggcgtcatgtACCTCTTCTTTGGCGGCATCCCGTTCGTCTTCCGCACGCAGTACAACTTCAACGTGCAGTCGACGGGCATGGCCTTCCTGGGCATCGGCATCGGGCAGGTATGCTCGGCGCTCACGCAGCCGCTGTTCAACAAGCGGtatgcgcggcgcgcggccaagctcggcgcgccgccgccgcccgaggacCGGCTCTACGCGGGCAAGTACGGCGCCGTGCTCTgcccgctcggcgtgctcctcTTCGGCCTGACGTGCTTCAAGAGCGTGCACTGGATCGTGCCGATCATCATGACGTCGCTCTTCGGCTGGGGCGTAGGATACAGCTTCACCAGCGTCTTCAcgtacctcgtcgacgcgtacCGCCCCGTCGCAGCCTCGGCCCTCGCGTCCAACTCGTTTGTGCGCAGTGCGTTCGCCGCCGTGTTCCCCCTCTTCGGGCAGCAAATGTACCGCAAGCTCGGGCCAGTCGGCGGCACATGTCTCCTtgccggcgccctcgccctctgccTCCCCTTCCCATTCATCTTTGCACGTATCGGCGCGAGGATAAGGGCAAACTCAAAGTTTGCCAACCCCATTTAA
- the prr1 gene encoding Transcription factor prr1 — protein MQHLGGFQQPSGLPLTSPPLVSSSATVPSAAAKLQQGTWGPTPQPHPLSTSYSKPLALGPSFGGLTAEHHPYQHQHQNSSNQLGPPATMSFQTPRGFPQANEHMYYSGHTQSITPRFAGYDAGVSAYSQPLLPAQGNLAPQQQEDDRWYSQPPDPTRSPTKRGKGQKKADGKQATFLTKLYNILEQPEYNHIIRWDQTGETIIIERPEELADKILPIVYRQSRFASFSRQLNIYGWMRKVSLRNVENGIVDPDASMWSHKSLRRDSPKDLILTFKRRVPPRPTQAQKNARLQNEIQLLSSDSDGFNSPAADAYSNYRLNDLDGRPLSNVTLDNPHLVPAGAGSIGMHHQTGVPRGETSPKVVPRPFAVPSTAPATAIPIHRGHSLHFMVPAARATVHSAPATSTSFSGVSSSFTFPGTQGGKFGTDPLPKPVLPTSARFAPTWMGGGDVRLDNADPLLRGTTDDPTYRIDDGTTWARRGQGVLGEGMKPTSSASLYPSSLPSSINYNPSLAQEPLREPLPSGSSSFSEFGKAMSPNNQPTTSSHGSPVQAGAVTELQAQTISPGVYSSRAFGNAAPPAPQANITTRSWPPRGVGGSNAGSGTPPPPRSPTIIKHERRHSSSKAPYTPPNSTREVNTQTSTTGPGGPVRHTHTKRSSLSQVNTTLPLPRDEEALPSANLPGQPELFGELDRPVEVVEGL, from the exons ATGCAGCACCTAGGCGGATTCCAGCAACCCTCGGGCCTCCCGTTGACGTCACCTCCGCTCGTCTCCTCGTCAGCGACTGTCCCCTCGGCTGCGGCCAAGCTGCAGCAGGGGACTTGGGGGCCAACGCCACAGCCCCACCCCCTTTCAACCTCGTACTCTAAACCATTGGCTCTCGGTCCATCTTTTGGTGGTCTCACAGCCGAACACCACCCTTACCAACACCAGCACCAGAACTCGTCAAACCAGCTAGGTCCACCCGCCACCATGAGCTTTCAGACCCCCCGCGGATTCCCACAGGCCAACGAGCACATGTACTACAGTGGACACACCCAGAGCATCACTCCTCGCTTTGCGGGGTATGATGCGGGTGTGAGCGCCTATTCCCAACCACTGCTACCCGCTCAAGGCAATCTTGCGCCCCAGCAACAGGAGGACGATCGCTGGTATTCTCAACCACCAGACCCGACTCGATCGCCCACCAAGAGGGGAAAAGGCCAGAAGAAGGCGGATGGCAAACAGGCCACCTTCCTAACAAAGCTTTACAA CATTCT CGAGCAACCAGAGTACAACCAT ATAATTAGATGGGATCAGACTGGGGAGACCATCATCATCGAGCGTCCAGAGGAACTCGCGGACAAGATCCTCCCCATTGTTTATCGCCAGAGCCGATTTGCTAGCTTTTCAAGACAGCTGAAC ATCTATGGCTGGATGCGCAAAGTTAGCCTACGCAACGTCGAGAACGGGATCGTCGACCCAGACGCCAGCATGTGGT CGCACAAGAGTCTGCGGCGAGACTCGCCCAAGGATTTGATCCTGACCTTCAAGCGCCGTGTTCCTCCGCGCCCAACCCAGGCCCAGAAGAATGCCAGGCTCCAGAACGAAATCCAGTTGCTAAGTTCCGACTCTGACGGCTTCAactcccccgccgccgacgcgtaCTCTAATTACCGCCTCAACGATCTCGACGGCAGACCCTTGTCGAATGTCACGCTGGACAACCCTCACCTCGTccctgctggtgctggttCGATTGGCATGCACCACCAGACTGGCGTTCCTAGGGGTGAGACGAGCCCAAAGGTGGTTCCCCGTCCGTTTGCGGTACCGAGCACTGCCCCTGCTACCGCCATTCCCATCCACCGAGGCCACTCACTGCACTTCATGGTCCCagccgccagagccaccgTGCACTCTGCGccagcgacgtcgacgagctttTCGGGGGTGAGCTCGTCGTTCACCTTTCCGGGTACGCAGGGCGGAAAGTTTGGAACCGACCCGCTACCGAAGCCAGTGCTCCCTACCTCGGCCAGGTTTGCACCGACCTGGATGGGCGGCGGAGACGTTAGACTCGATAACGCCGACCCCCTCCTTCGCGGAACGACCGACGACCCGACTTACCGCATCGATGATGGGACGACCTGGGCTCGCAGAGGCCAGGGTGTGCTCGGCGAAGGCATGAAGCCTACATCGTCGGCATCTCTCTACCCGTCTTCTCTTCCCTCGAGCATCAACTACAATCCGTCGCTTGCCCAGGAGCCTCTGCGGGAGCCTCTTCCTTCTGGTTCTTCCTCCTTCTCCGAATTTGGTAAGGCAATGAGCCCAAACAATCAGCCGACCACCTCTTCCCACGGATCTCCAGTCCAGGCAGGTGCTGTGACAGAGCTTCAGGCGCAGACCATTTCGCCGGGGGTCTACAGCTCGCGAGCCTTCGGAAACGCCGCGCCTCCCGCTCCCCAGGCCAATATCACCACTCGATCGTGGCCCCCTCGTGGTGTTGGCGGGTCCAACGCGGGGTCTGGTACccccccacctcctcgctcgccgaccatCATCAAGCACGAACGCCGGCACTCGAGCTCCAAGGCACCGTACACCCCACCGAACAGCACCCGCGAGGTCAACACTCAGACCAGCACAACTGGACCGGGTGGCCCAGTCCGCCACACTCACACGAAGCGCAGCTCGCTTTCCCAGGTGAACACGacgctgccactgccgcgcgacgaggaggcgctccCGAGCGCCAACTTGCCCGGCCAGCCCGAGCTGTTTGGCGAGCTTGACAGGCCTGTCGAAGTTGTGGAGGG CCTATGA
- the rlmE gene encoding Ribosomal RNA large subunit methyltransferase E, whose amino-acid sequence MRAALPALKASSSSKQWLARQARDPFVRARAGEDSASTTAKTPKTYRARSSFKLDELARKHPAILSGRAVVDLGAAPGGWSQVAERAIRHRHGVVVAVDLLPIEPMPGVEVVTGDFFAPDVRSRVEQLLAAGDRYDRTTADVVLSDMMAAMSGNRVRDVQASLDLVEAATEFAHLVLRPADGDYYAGGSLVMKYFHHPDLVEFKKTQLDPCFAKVVTDKPKASRAESSEAYFVCLGYKGRAGGSV is encoded by the exons atgcgcgccgcgctcccagCCCTCaaggcgagctcgagctcaaaGCAGTGGCTCGCGCGACAAGCGCGGGACCCGttcgtgcgcgcgcgcgccggcgaggacagcgcgagcacgacagCCAAGACGCCAAAAACGTACCGCGCGCGATCGAGcttcaagctcgacgagctggcgcgcaAGCACCCTGCCATCCTGTCCGGGCGCGCGgtggtcgacctcggcgccgcgccgggcggcTGGAGCCAGGTGGCGGAGCGCGCGATccggcaccggcacggcgtggtcgtcgccgtcgacctgctGCCTATCGAGCCTATGCctggcgtcgaggtggtcaCGGGGGACTTTTTCGCGCCCGACGTGCGGTCGcgggtcgagcagctgctggccgccggaGACCGCTACGACCGGACCACGGCGGACGTCGTGCTCTCCGACATGATGGCGGCCATGAGCGGGAaccgcgtgcgcgacgtcCAGGCCAGCTtggacctcgtcgaggctgcTACGGAGTTtgcgcacctcgtcctccggcCCGCGGATGGCGACTACTATGCAGGCGGAAGTCTGGt CATGAAATATTtccaccaccccgacctcgtcgagttCAAGAAGACGCAGCTCGACCCGTGCTTCGCCAAGGTCGTAACcgacaagcccaaggccagCAGGGCAGAGTCGAGCGAGGCATACTTTGTGTGTCTGGGCTACAAGGGCCGAGCGGGCGGCAGTGTCTGA